In Desulfomonile tiedjei DSM 6799, a genomic segment contains:
- a CDS encoding PAS domain-containing hybrid sensor histidine kinase/response regulator: MFDESKPRVDKKDNLLSVQDELEKRVYERTSRLETINKQLALEISHRKKAERALRKKEKRYRQLVENSLTGIYLSRSGVLTYVNNTLARILGYSVDQLIGRRFLDFVYPDDKCLIADDRSTRSAQVRVRCADGRIKWLEIHSTVTDARNGKEELGNVADVTDRKRAVQALRESEEKYRRVVENANEAILVAQDGHLRFVNPKAMRMSKYSEAELLTKPFLYLIHAADRARMAELYRRGLESPESSTHHNFRMIDKHGISKWLEINAVTITWEGRPAVLIFANDISARRQMEDELIKMDKLESLGILAGGIAHDFNNILTAILGNISLAKLYCGPEDKTAKRLQEAERACIQAQGLTIQLLTFAKGGVPVKKVVQIAGILKEAALFSLRGSNVRPEFSIPNDLWTVEADEAQISQVTNNLIINADHAMPQGGIVCISAENAHVIQNSGLPLTSGCYVKVCIRDSGVGIPEQILPRIFDPYFTTKKMGSGLGLATSYSIVRNHDGLITVESHPESGTAFHVFLPASTQPAAAPLENQTEHIPAGKGRVLLMDDEAIIRELATELLTYLGYEIEVAEDGLRAMELYKAAMESGNPFEAVILDLTVPGGMGGRRTLEKLLEIDPNVKSIVSSGYSNDPIMADYLTYGFKGVVGKPYTIKEISETLSKVIDGEA, encoded by the coding sequence ATGTTCGATGAATCGAAACCCCGCGTGGACAAAAAAGACAATTTGCTATCAGTGCAGGATGAGCTTGAAAAGAGAGTTTATGAACGAACCTCTCGATTGGAGACAATCAATAAACAGCTTGCGCTTGAGATCTCGCACAGAAAGAAAGCCGAACGCGCTCTGAGAAAGAAAGAAAAGCGATACAGACAGCTCGTGGAAAATTCGCTCACGGGAATATATCTCAGTCGCTCCGGAGTTCTCACATACGTCAACAACACGCTCGCACGCATTCTGGGATATTCCGTAGATCAACTGATCGGCAGACGTTTTCTCGATTTCGTCTATCCTGACGACAAATGTTTGATTGCAGACGATCGTTCCACGCGCAGCGCGCAGGTACGGGTACGGTGTGCCGACGGTCGAATAAAATGGCTGGAGATTCATTCCACCGTTACCGATGCTCGCAACGGTAAAGAGGAATTAGGCAATGTAGCCGATGTTACAGACAGAAAACGTGCAGTGCAGGCCTTGCGGGAATCCGAAGAAAAATACAGGCGTGTGGTGGAGAATGCCAACGAAGCGATTCTCGTTGCGCAGGACGGGCATTTGCGTTTCGTGAATCCCAAAGCGATGAGAATGTCCAAGTATTCGGAAGCGGAACTCCTCACCAAACCTTTTCTGTACCTTATTCATGCCGCGGATCGTGCCAGAATGGCTGAATTGTACCGCCGCGGACTGGAGTCGCCGGAATCTTCCACTCACCACAATTTCCGTATGATTGATAAGCATGGTATTTCAAAATGGCTGGAGATCAACGCGGTGACGATCACGTGGGAAGGGAGGCCCGCAGTTCTCATTTTTGCAAATGACATTTCCGCCCGTCGGCAAATGGAAGACGAACTTATCAAGATGGACAAACTGGAATCCCTCGGAATCCTGGCGGGAGGAATTGCACACGATTTCAACAATATCTTAACCGCGATTCTCGGGAACATTTCTCTGGCAAAACTCTATTGCGGACCTGAAGACAAGACTGCAAAGAGACTACAGGAAGCTGAGAGGGCTTGTATTCAGGCCCAGGGTCTTACGATCCAATTACTCACATTTGCGAAAGGCGGCGTTCCCGTCAAGAAAGTGGTTCAAATTGCAGGTATTCTGAAAGAAGCGGCTCTGTTCTCACTCCGTGGCTCTAACGTACGGCCGGAATTCTCAATACCGAACGATCTGTGGACTGTAGAGGCTGACGAGGCGCAAATCAGTCAGGTGACGAATAATCTCATTATCAATGCAGATCACGCTATGCCGCAGGGCGGAATTGTGTGCATTTCGGCGGAAAATGCCCATGTGATTCAAAATTCCGGGCTTCCTCTGACCTCCGGCTGTTACGTGAAAGTATGCATCCGTGACAGTGGTGTGGGCATTCCGGAGCAGATCCTGCCGAGAATATTCGACCCCTATTTCACCACGAAAAAAATGGGAAGCGGCCTAGGATTGGCCACATCTTATTCCATCGTGCGCAATCATGACGGCCTGATTACGGTGGAATCTCATCCCGAATCAGGAACCGCTTTCCACGTATTCCTCCCTGCTTCGACTCAACCTGCCGCGGCTCCCCTCGAGAATCAAACAGAGCATATTCCCGCAGGTAAGGGCCGGGTATTGCTTATGGACGACGAAGCCATAATCCGGGAACTTGCAACGGAGCTACTAACTTATCTGGGATATGAGATTGAAGTAGCAGAGGACGGCCTGAGAGCAATGGAATTGTACAAGGCGGCCATGGAATCCGGCAATCCGTTCGAGGCGGTCATTCTCGATCTTACGGTGCCGGGAGGAATGGGGGGACGTCGCACCCTGGAAAAACTGCTGGAAATCGATCCGAATGTGAAGTCGATTGTTTCCAGCGGGTACTCAAACGATCCCATAATGGCCGATTATCTTACGTACGGTTTTAAAGGAGTCGTAGGTAAACCGTACACTATCAAAGAAATCAGCGAAACTCTGAGTAAAGTGATCGATGGTGAGGCATAG